A stretch of DNA from Natrinema salaciae:
CCTCGTCGAGCCGACCGCGGACGCCCACCTCCGGCGCGTGCTGCTCTACCGCTACCGGCTCACGGAGGGGGATCTCGCGACGCTACAGCGGCAGGACGGCTCGCTGTACGACGCGGTGACGGCGGCCGATCCGGCGGCGCTCGACCTCGAGCACCCCGAGCGGCTCGAGACGGCTCGCGATCACGTCGCCGCCCTCGAGCGGTTCCGCGACGTCTACCCGCTCTCGGGCTTTCTGCGCCGGTTCCGGGAACTGACCCGAATCGAGTGGTTCTGCGCGAGCGAGGAGCGCGCGCAGTTCGACCGGATCGAGCGGTTCGTCGAGGCCTACACCGCCGACGGCGTCGTCCAGTCGCTGACGACCGACTTCGTCGAGGCGCTCGCGGGGACGCTCCGGAGCGGCGGGAGCGACCGGGCCCGCGGGAGCCGATCGGCGGACAGCGTCGACGTGATGACGGTCCATCAGGCCAAAGGTCTCGAGTTCGATACGGTCCTCGTCCCCTTCCTCTCGGACGAGGAGTGGTGCGTCGACGGCGACTACGTCGAACGGGCCCGCTATCGGCTGCTCGCTGCGACGCTGGACGACGAGGTCGATGCCCCCCTGCTCGCCGATCTCGCGGCCGAGCGGGTCGGCGAGGAGTGGCGGGTGCTCCACGTCGCGCTCACCCGGGCCGAAGAGCACCTGTTCCTGTTCGGTTCCGACTACGACTACGACGGCGCGGCCGACGAACTCGCGGCGTCGACGGCCGAGACCTGTCTGGCTGCCGATATCGAGTGGTCGGTGACCGGCCAGCGGATGAACCTGTGGTCGTCGCTGACCGAGAGCGTCGAGCGCGTCCGCGAGACCTACCCCGAGACGGTCGTCGACCGGACGGACGAGATCGCCGCCTCGGCCGGCGAGAGCCCGGGAACGATCACTTACGACGCCGACTCCGACGACCGCCCCGTCGAACCCCTCGAGACCCGTGAGGCGATCGCGACCGTCCACCGGCTGGGCCGGCTGCTCCGCGACGGATCGCTGTTGCCGGCCGCCGACGCCGCGAGCCACGGCGGCCTCGAGGGCGGGAGCGACGACCGACCGGGGCCGAGTCGGACCCGAATTCCGAGCGGGCGGCGTCTCTCCGCGCTGACGGCCGACACGGTCCGGTTCCCCGTCGAAACGCTCGCGGCCGCGACCGAGCTGCCGGTCGCGATGCGACACAGCTACTCGGCGATGGACACCTACGAGACCTGCGCGCGGAAGCACTACCTCGATCACGTCGTCCGGGCGATCGACGATCCGATCGGCGCAGCCGCGGGAGACGCCGCGGAGCCCGAGACGAACGGCGGGCCGTCCGCGGCGACCGACGACTCGGCGTCGCGAGTCGTCGGCACCGTCTTCCACGACGTCGCCGAAGAGGCCTTCCACCGGGAGTACCGCACCCGCGAGGCCTGGCGGGAGGCTGCCGTCCGACAGCTCACCGCGCGGGATCTGCTCGAGCACCGCGAGGCCGTGCTCGCCTGCGTCGACCGCTACTTCGGGGCGAGCGCACCCGCGTTCGACCGGCCGATCGCCGACTGGGAGACGCTGGCCGCGGAGCTGCCCTTCGCGCTCGAGGACGTGGCCGGCGTGACGGGAGACGTGGTCGGCTACGTGGACTCGGTCCGACGGCTTCCCGACGGCGGACTCGCCGTCCTCGACTACAAGACGACGGCCGAGCGGATCGCGCCCACAGACGCGGTCCAGCTCTCGCTGTACCTGCGGGCCTGCGCGGACCGGTTCGACGAGCCGCTGTCGGCCGCCGGCTACGTCTACGTCGGCGACGTCGACGGCCCCCGCGTCGATCTCTTCGAGCCCGGCGAGTTGCCGCCGTGGGAGTCGGTGCTCGAGACGCTCGAAGCTGTCGACGAGCCGTCGTTCGCCGAGACGACGTCCGGCGAGCACTGCCGGCACTGTCCCCACCGGTCGCTGGGCTGTGGGCCGGACGAGTACGCGCCCGGAACCGACGCGACGGGTGACGACTGACGGGAGCCGCTCGTGTTCGGTCCGGAGCGGTCACGTCTCGCGACCGCTCGCGGCGGGGAGCGTAACCGAGAACGTCGTCCCCGCGCCGGGCTCGGAGTCGACCCGGATGTCGCCGCCGTGGCGTTCGACGATCCGCTCGCACAGCGCGAGCCCCACTCCGGTTCCGGCGTGTTCCTCGTGTGTGTGAAGCCGCTGGAACACCTCGAAGATCCGATCCTGTTCCTCGGGGTCGATGCCGATCCCCCGGTCGCTGACCGAAACCCGCCACATCGAGCCCGCACGCTCGGCCGTGACCGAGACCCGCGGCGGCTCGTCGCCGCTGTACTCGAGCGCGTTCGACAGCAGGTTCTGGAACACCTGCCGAAGCTGATCCGCATCGCCGTCGACGACGGGCAGGGACTCGGTCGCGATTTCGGCGTCGGTCTCCTCGATCCGCAACTGGAGGTCGGTGAGCACGTCGTCGACCACCTCGTTCAGGTCGGTCGGTTCGAGCGGATCGCCCCGGGTCTCGACCCGCGAGTACTCGAGGAGTGCGTCGATCATCGCGCGCATGCGCTCCGCGCCGTCGACGGCGTAGTCGAGGAACTCCTCGCCGTCCGCGTCGAAGACCTCGCCGTACCGATCCTCGAGCAACTGGAGGTAGCTCGTCACCATCCGCAGCGGTTCCTGCAGATCGTGCGAGACGGCGTACGCGAACTGCTCCAAGCGTTCGTTCGACGCCTCGAGCTTTCGCTGATACTCTCGGCGTTCCGTGATATCCTGCACCAGTACCATGCCGGCGGCGATGTCACCGTCGTCGTTCTCGACCGGGAGCGTGTGCACGAACCAGTGGCGGTCGTGGAACTCGATCTCGAGGGTGTTGGGGTCGCCGTCGAGCGCCGCTCGAAAGTTCGGCTCGAACTGCGCGGCCAGATCCGCCGGGTAGCGCTCCCAGAGGGTCTTGCCGACGATCTCGTCCGCCGAAACGCCGACTCCCTCCAGAATCGCCCCGCCGGCGGCCGTGTACCGGAGGTCCTCGTCGAACAGCGCCACTGCACCGTTCGGGAAGTTCTCGACGAGCGTCCGGTACCGTCGTTCGGACGCCGCAAGTCGGCGTTGGGCCCGCCTGCGGTCGGTAACGTCGCTCATCGTGACGACCCCGCGAACCACCTCGCCGGTGTCGTCACGGATCGGCATTCCCTCCACCTCGACGCACCGGTGTTCGCCGTCGGCAGCGTCGATCTCGAAGACGTCCGGTTCGGTGACCGCCTCGCCGCGAAGTACTCGGGCCAGCGGCATCTCTTCGGGCTCGACTCGCTCGCCCGAGTCGGCCCACCACACCGGGTACTGCTTGTAATCCTCGACGGAGTCGGCGTCGAACACGTCCCCGCCCCAGATGTCGTGTGCCGTGTCGTTGGCCGCGACGAGCTCCCCGTCGGCCTCCGCGACGACGACACCGACCGGGAGGACCTCGAACAGGGTCTCGAGTTGTTCCTTGTTCCGCTCGAGTTCGCGCTTGCGCTCCTCGCGTTCGGAGACGTCGCGAACGACGCCAGCGCGACCGACCTCGTCGTCGGTCTCGAAGGGGGTAAGCCGGGTAACGACCGGGATCTCGCCGTCGGCCGCTTTGACGCGCTCGTCCAGTTCCGCGATGTCGGTTTCGCCCTCGATCAGCTCCCGCTGGAGTCGCTCGGCTCGGTCGACCTTCGGTTTCCGGAACACCGACGAGGCGTGCTCGCCGACCAGCGACTCGCGGTCGCGGTCGAGCATGGTCGCGAAGGCCTCGTTTACGGTGAGGAATCGGCTGTCCCCGTCGAGGACGTAGACGCCGTCGTCGATCGTCTCCAGGATCCGCTCGTACCGCTGGAGTGTCCGCTCGCGCGTCTTTCGCTGGGTGATATCGCGGTCCGAGACGATGATCGACACCACCTCGCCGTCGTCGTTCGTGACCGGCCGGAAGTAACCGCTGAGCGCGTACCGCTGGCCGTCCGGGCCGGTGAGCTCCGTCTCGAAGTCGACGTACTCGCCGGCCGCCGCCCGTGCAGTCCACTCCTCGACGTCGTCTCGGACGGCC
This window harbors:
- a CDS encoding UvrD-helicase domain-containing protein, translated to MAEEGRPTADARDLVAADGVEPRGNQQTVIDSRAACTSVDAGAGTGKTTTMLVRIERAIERGEVDPDDVLVLTFANEAAASIRAAVAERLDPDAAAAIDVYTYHSFCYRLVREYAYYLGYSPEFDVVTERTRRRIIGRLLTENDYGFAAASTRNDGSSADLTDSVDRFIRAMSQEDVTPADLQSGLPPVRTLELCNEFVLWLERTAGEELSFDNEALRYFNRDDHLETARESLVDYGKLVSFCREKIAEAPEAFRDDDLVRDIDQYLRVLQTCVTNTIDTLSLDDRTTKHLPRALFGNRIWGQATSRIEQTPFGRLKHYVEFLRLARHYTDVYADYHAHLERERTMDFDELVRTATGLLDDDRIAAEITDRWSQVYCDEFQDTDETQFALLTELTDGADRPDLLAIGDKDQAIYGWRGTDREGLDRLADAYDDHRGIELELNFRSRQEILDLTNACDYGPQSSKTLREDGRTAGTYDEREPPDRVVKIESDAVPQSTPEQVATTVSRLLNGEAANVPRRSLGDIAVIVRTNRHAQAVAEELRELQIPYEISGSPRGEISPGIRTVLSYLRILVEPTADAHLRRVLLYRYRLTEGDLATLQRQDGSLYDAVTAADPAALDLEHPERLETARDHVAALERFRDVYPLSGFLRRFRELTRIEWFCASEERAQFDRIERFVEAYTADGVVQSLTTDFVEALAGTLRSGGSDRARGSRSADSVDVMTVHQAKGLEFDTVLVPFLSDEEWCVDGDYVERARYRLLAATLDDEVDAPLLADLAAERVGEEWRVLHVALTRAEEHLFLFGSDYDYDGAADELAASTAETCLAADIEWSVTGQRMNLWSSLTESVERVRETYPETVVDRTDEIAASAGESPGTITYDADSDDRPVEPLETREAIATVHRLGRLLRDGSLLPAADAASHGGLEGGSDDRPGPSRTRIPSGRRLSALTADTVRFPVETLAAATELPVAMRHSYSAMDTYETCARKHYLDHVVRAIDDPIGAAAGDAAEPETNGGPSAATDDSASRVVGTVFHDVAEEAFHREYRTREAWREAAVRQLTARDLLEHREAVLACVDRYFGASAPAFDRPIADWETLAAELPFALEDVAGVTGDVVGYVDSVRRLPDGGLAVLDYKTTAERIAPTDAVQLSLYLRACADRFDEPLSAAGYVYVGDVDGPRVDLFEPGELPPWESVLETLEAVDEPSFAETTSGEHCRHCPHRSLGCGPDEYAPGTDATGDD
- a CDS encoding PAS domain S-box protein, which gives rise to MSDRADAPGLTFWGDVDESEALQRYRTLVDIVDDAIYQLDPDGQFVAVNDRLVELTGYTRDELLGATVSLVIDEDDHERIGRHIDARLETGERPQQPFELTVRTADGETIPCELRSSLLIDDGEFRGTVGIVRDVSDRKRAEAIIERRELEQELRERERQLSTLIDNVPGMVYRCRNERGWPMQFVSDACRDITGYEPEALERGDVVWGEDVVVQADRRDLWEAVQREAGDGGTFSETYRIETADGDRRWVRDYGRGVFDDDGDLVDVEGIIEDITEQKRRERELELFRVLLDHSTDSVLVIDPDTGRYLDVNETACRRRGYSRETFLDLTVPDVETGLPDRDAWQSFVDDLRAEGTITFDGRHRRRDGTTYPVEVNASYVELDRGYVLAISRDVTERRARERELERKERRYEAVFEDPNILVGLLEPDGTVLDINGTAMEYIEANLEAVIGEPFWETPWWGESAAVRDDVEEWTARAAAGEYVDFETELTGPDGQRYALSGYFRPVTNDDGEVVSIIVSDRDITQRKTRERTLQRYERILETIDDGVYVLDGDSRFLTVNEAFATMLDRDRESLVGEHASSVFRKPKVDRAERLQRELIEGETDIAELDERVKAADGEIPVVTRLTPFETDDEVGRAGVVRDVSEREERKRELERNKEQLETLFEVLPVGVVVAEADGELVAANDTAHDIWGGDVFDADSVEDYKQYPVWWADSGERVEPEEMPLARVLRGEAVTEPDVFEIDAADGEHRCVEVEGMPIRDDTGEVVRGVVTMSDVTDRRRAQRRLAASERRYRTLVENFPNGAVALFDEDLRYTAAGGAILEGVGVSADEIVGKTLWERYPADLAAQFEPNFRAALDGDPNTLEIEFHDRHWFVHTLPVENDDGDIAAGMVLVQDITERREYQRKLEASNERLEQFAYAVSHDLQEPLRMVTSYLQLLEDRYGEVFDADGEEFLDYAVDGAERMRAMIDALLEYSRVETRGDPLEPTDLNEVVDDVLTDLQLRIEETDAEIATESLPVVDGDADQLRQVFQNLLSNALEYSGDEPPRVSVTAERAGSMWRVSVSDRGIGIDPEEQDRIFEVFQRLHTHEEHAGTGVGLALCERIVERHGGDIRVDSEPGAGTTFSVTLPAASGRET